One Oreochromis niloticus isolate F11D_XX linkage group LG16, O_niloticus_UMD_NMBU, whole genome shotgun sequence genomic window carries:
- the mettl5 gene encoding rRNA N(6)-adenosine-methyltransferase METTL5 codes for MKLKELESCLQQVDTFEEPKILLEQYPTSAHIAACMLYTIQSTFDDIEGKLVADLGCGCGVLSIGAAMLDAGLCVGFDIDDDALDIFRRNAEEFEISNVDLIQCDMCRLEPEAYAEKFDTVIMNPPFGTKHNQGMDMKFLRAALTMAKTAVYSLHKTSTREHIQKKANDWGVKMEVIAELRYDLPASYKFHKKKSVDIQVDFLRFSKA; via the exons ATGAAGCTGAAGGAATTAGAAAGCTGTCTGCAGCAGGTGGACACATTTGAAGAGCCAAAAATCCTTCTTGAGCAGTATCCAACCAGTGCTCATATTGCAG CATGTATGCTCTACACAATCCAGAGTACATTTGATGACATTGAGGGTAAACTCGTGGCAGACCTGGGATGTGGCTGTGGAGTCCTCAGCATCGGAGCTGCGATGCTTGACGCAGG ttTGTGCGTCGGCTTCGATATTGACGATGACGCTCTGGACATATTCAGAAGAAACGCAGAGGAGTTTGAGATTTCTAACGTGGATTTGATCCAGTGTGACATGTGTCGTCTGGAGCCAGAGGCGTACGCTGAAAAGTTTGACACTGTCATAATGAATCCACCATTTGGGACAAAACACAACCAAG GTATGGACATGAAGTTCCTCCGAGCTGCTTTAACCATGGCAAAGACAGCCGTTTACTCACTTCATAAAACGTCAACACGAGAA CACATACAAAAGAAGGCAAATGACTGGGGAGTAAAGATGGAAGTCATAGCAG AACTGCGATATGACCTGCCAGCATCTTACAAGTTCCACAAAAAGAAATCA GTTGACATCCAGGTGGACTTCCTACGATTTTCCAAAGCTTGA